AATGATCCACTGTTAGGATCCactgttatttaaaaataatgaggGGTGCATTCAAGTGCTAGGTGGCGCTGTTCTTGTGCGGCAGGCATTTCTGCCAGGGGctgaaggggagggagaggaggatgaagaggaatccGCCGAGCATTAGAATTCCTCCAGCCGAGCCCACGCAGGCCACAGACCAGGAGAGCTGGTGGTGCACGGGGACGGAGtggtcagaggacagcaggGCCAGGACGGACTGGTGGAAGaccaggacagacaggaggaccagCACACCTGCACACAGGGCCCAGAGTCAtggagaggaggctgcagcacgGCATGCTGGGAGTTCCTACCTGACAGAATGAAGCAGAAGGAGGCCGGTTTAAGGAAGAAGGCCACGCCTTTATTCAGCGCCATGGCGATGCAGATGGAGCCCATCGCCATCATGGTCAGGCTCAGAAGCGCCAGAATGGCTGCGGCTAAATTCAGAGCTGCGGGAGATACGCGGAGAATCACAGATTCAACccaactttatttacacagcgtctgttacaatcaaggcTGTCGCTATGGCAACCCGAAGGAAACAGCGGCAGAAACTtccttttaacaggaggaaatagGAGCAGACTCATttggggtggtggaggaggtggaggatcaTTAATGTCCCCTCTTAGCTGCACACGTTTGCATGCTAACGTACGACAGCAAACAAACGCGCTAATGTTGGACAACGTGTAAATTCTTCAGcgccaaacacaaacaaacaaacaaacaataactcTGCACACTTGCTGATAAAAGAGCGGACAGATAAACACGTTGACCAACGTGTGTATTTACCATATTTGCTGGAGGTTTATGCCCGGGTGACATTAATAAAAACCACGACTGCCTCTTGGTACAAGGAAGACCGTATCAACATATGCAGCAAACTCTGCTCAGCCGTAATATCAGCACATAAATCAGCCTGATGGATGACTTGTTTTGGAGGCAGCTGAGGTAAACGAGCTGAAACGCACTAAAGCCACCGGCGTGGTCCCCGGAATGCTCAGGGAAGGTCTTTATTGATCATCCCTGCGCTCTGGGCATAAGCCTGAGccaaagaggagaggagagaacggCTCACTGTTATGGGTTGTCTTCTTGAATATGACTGCGTTCTCCCCAGAGGTGAAGAACTTGAAGTAGGTGCAGTTGGATTCTgcgggaagaggagagagatcaCAGCGAGAGATGAAAGACAGTGGCgagcgcgcgcacgtgcacgcgcggggctgctttctttttcctgctACAGCCTATATGCATGCATGCAGGGTCCTTACAGGCATTAGTCCTATTTATATCCACGCGTGGAGCATTAGCTGCAACACACAGCACTGCGCATATGGCGCTGCCAGAGAGGCGGTATAAGACTGAGGATGGGGGGGcactgggtgagaggaggaggggggggatgcAGGGAATATGCAGAAACGGGGAGGGCAAGCGGGGTGCAGCTGGGAGGGCGGCGAGGAGAGGCGAAGGGAGAGGTGGAACCACAGATGGAGGTGAGGGAGAGGAAACAGGGCTTGGTTAATACTGCATCAGACATGCCCTCTCTCCCTTTCACTGTGTCCCccatcctcaccccccctccacccccccccccctccccgctatATTTAGACAAAAACTGTGAAGTAGTCAGATTCCACTCGGCTTCACAAGCGCATAGTGATGACTTTCAGCCGCCGAATATTTCTGTGGCACAAGATGACCGaatgtttgcacacacacacacacacacacacacacacacacacacacacacacacacacacacacactttggtcGGCTGTTGTCGACGGGGTGAGAAACAAAGCGTCAGACGGtggcgggaaaaaaaaaagcccgcGAGCCCAAACGTGCTCACCGACAGAGGCTCAGACGCACAAATGCGTCTGTTGGCTGGAACGCGCAGCGCATCGAGACGGAGGAATGAATGTGTTCTTTGACAGCAGGGGCGTTCTTGTACGTGGTGCCCAGCGAGCACCAAAATACTCCTCATTTCCAGGAAGTGAGGGCATTTTGGCGAGGGGTTAAGGTtgggagctgggtaatgcattatgtctatgaaagtcctcacaaagatagaagtccaaggatgagagtgtgtgtagcACACACGTGATTCACATTTCTCTGCATAAAGAAGAAGCTTTGCTCCACTTCGCATCAGACAGTCTCTCCGTGTTGCCTGTGTACCCCAAAGTCAGCAAATGAAAATGTACTGCTGGAATATTAGAAACATCAGGCTGCACACGCAGCCTTAGCGTTAGCCACGAAGCTTCcacgttttttttaatgattggGTTTGTACATTATCTATAGGATGACCTAGatataaatacagtatatatgcaTGTATGCGCactgcatcaaacacacaactacacttcctctcttcctttgcAAGGCTGCCACGAACACAAGCACGTGGAAAATTAGCATTATGCAGTATgtacagcaaaaaaaaaacaaaaaaaactcaagGAATGAAAATATATCTTTATGGAGCGAAGTCGCTGCCGCAGCGTCCTTCACTCCCCTCTGGGCTCACATGAAAGATCTACAGATGTAAGCGTGCTCCCAGAGGGAACGCATCGTATTACTTATGCTCCCCTTCCTTCTGTTTTTCACATCAGTGGTGACGGCAAAGAGAAACTGCAGAGATTAGGAGCGCGTGTTTTGTTGAGACCTCACATAAATACCTATTAACCCTTTTTCCTATATGCGTTCCCTTCCATGCCGCTGTGGCGTGCAGGCGGTCCCGAGGTTTAGCGGAGAGGCCGACGTGAGCGGACAGTTGGGGGAGAAACAGAAGGGAAGCGTGCCCTCCAGAAACCTCACCTGCTACAcagaacagggaggaggaggaggaggatcggGTCAGACAGACACGTGCAGCCTAGAGGTCTCACCTCCAGGAAGTTCAGCGGGGCCGCAGCTTGTCCTCTCTGGGTCCACGTCGGCCACCCATAGGGTGCGGATGCAGCCCTTCCACAGGCCATAATGGGCCATCTGACAGGTCTGGTTGCCACTGGAATTCTTGGGTTGGGCCAGCTCTGCCCAAAACTCCGTCCCCATGCCCAACACCGACAGGGTCACGCCAATGATGGACAAAAAGAAGGCCAGCTTGATCTTCCCCTCCAGGCTGTCACTCATCTTGTGGGTCCTCCTCTGGCCCCTTCCCCCTTTCATCGCACCCAAACCCCCAGCTTGGCCAGTCCCCGCTATGCCAATGTGaccctcctcatcctgctgtaCGAAAAAATTCGACCACATGCTCGCCCCAACTGGCCGaggccagaaaaaaaaaagcagagtgaagaagaggaaactCTGGCTCGAAGATCAAAGCAGCAACAACGGAGGAAGGTCGtcgacaggaaaaaaaggaactgCAGGTTAGGATGTTTAAAGCATATcaggtgatggatggataaaatgGAGCCTGAGTGAGCCAGGTAAGAGTACGTAGGCTCGGCAGCTAGATTAGGCAGCGACGTGCGCTGGAGCGGAGGCCAGATAAAGGAAGGAGGCGATGAAACGTGCAGGAGAGGGGGGCCAAGACCAGGACGGCCGCGGTCTGTTTTCCATCCACGCCTGTGAAACACAGAGatgaagcagagatgaaagAGCAGCCGGGCCTCCTTTTATCAACAGCGGAATATTTCGTTTCCAACCGCTTGATCGACGCCCCAGGTTATCGCTCCCCGGGGGCCGCGTGACGACCGCTCGGCCAATAAACGAGCCACGTGGCGTTTGCCTGGACGGCCGGAGACACAAGTGGACTGGGTGAGTCGGCCTGGGCAGGGTATaacaccacagcaccacaaTGGACCACCCAGcttgacccccccacacatttCCGAGTAGGTAGACTATCTCTGGCTCCCCCCAGATCCCTCCTTTATCTAAGGGGATAATGGGTGGACAGAAATACCTTGGCTCCTGCCTTCGGAGCTCCAGTAAAGGCTACAAACCTGCAGCCCCGACCGGTTCAAGCGTACAGTCGGAGAGGCAGCACCTCGGAACTGGACGCATGCGGGGGCGTCACTTTCCCACATGGCGTCTGCGAGAGGTGATAACTCATCTCTTAACCCTGTGAcaaagagatgggggggggggttggcccAGTTCGGATGACGGTGGCTCCAGTTGGCGGCTCGTTTAATGCAGAGGTTCGAATATAGGCGCAACTACTGCGTGTGCAAGATTGTGAAAGATTTCCTTTCTTTGTCATCCAGCCGAAAGCAGCAAATGCTGAAACGTCACTTTGAGCTTTGGAATTTTAAGGACGAAAGAAGAACTGGCTGAAGAGCTCTGTCACCCCGGAACTAACC
The DNA window shown above is from Takifugu flavidus isolate HTHZ2018 chromosome 10, ASM371156v2, whole genome shotgun sequence and carries:
- the cacng6b gene encoding voltage-dependent calcium channel gamma-6 subunit gives rise to the protein MWSNFFVQQDEEGHIGIAGTGQAGGLGAMKGGRGQRRTHKMSDSLEGKIKLAFFLSIIGVTLSVLGMGTEFWAELAQPKNSSGNQTCQMAHYGLWKGCIRTLWVADVDPERTSCGPAELPGESNCTYFKFFTSGENAVIFKKTTHNTLNLAAAILALLSLTMMAMGSICIAMALNKGVAFFLKPASFCFILSGVLVLLSVLVFHQSVLALLSSDHSVPVHHQLSWSVACVGSAGGILMLGGFLFILLSLPFSPWQKCLPHKNSAT